The genomic DNA ACGAAAGTGATCTTCAGCTGGCCAGTGTCGAGCGTATTACAATACGCTTACCTCAAGGAACTTATGAGAATTTAACCGCCCTTGCTTATGCGCTTGATGTTACACCTTCTCGTGCAACCGCATTACTTTTGGATGCAAGTATCCGGAATTCGGATTTCATTAATGAGTATGTTCGTGACTATCTGAAACAGCATCTTGATGATGGCCGTATGAGAGAACTAAAAAAAGTAATGAAATTCATTAATACAAATAATCCTTATGAGGAAGAGATTTCATGGAGTGCGTTGCTTTCTTTTCTTTTTGACGAGTTAAAGATTGGGGCGAGCAATATATCAGAATCTATTCAGGATTGGTTAGATAAGTGGAATAGGAAGGAATAATAACAATACCTTTATTGACATCCGTTAGCTAAAACAACCCCAAAAAGGAGACAGTATCAAAGCTGCTCAATGATACAGTACTCTTCGTTCCATCAGCTGCTATGCAGCTGGACGGAATGATCTCTTTTGTAACGCTTGAATAAAATTGGAAGGACTTTTTCATTTTTCTATCTTTATTTTTTATGAGAAAGTTGTAATTGTTTTTGGTACATCGTGATTAGTTGGTCTAATTTCTGACTGCAATAAAGGGTGTCATAGCTATTTAAGCCGGTTTCTTCAGAGATCTGGATCAATTCTTTTTTAAGCTGATTAATTCTTTCTTCTAATTCGTTGGTTGAAGTACTAAACATCATACAAATTCCCCTAATCATCCATTATTTTTTAACCATTTAGTGCAATAAAATCGTTCTTTATAATATTATACAAAAATTTTGAATATTCTAAATACTTTTTTACGAAATTTTCTATAAAAATACAAAAAAGTACAAAAATATTTTTCTTTGGGCGTCAGCACTACGGACTGATCGGAAAGCAAAGGAAATAGCATTTCGCTTCGTTCTAGCGCATTTCATAAACATGTTTTTTAGGAAGGAGATTATTCCTTCCTTTTTTTATTGTTTTTTAAGTTTCATAATCTTTGGGGTCACCGCAAGGGTCTGCTAACGATCTGTAAGTTCCTATTGTCGCGAACAGCTCGTAAGCATCTCGCTTCGGTCTAAAATCACCGATAACCACGGACTGTACGGCTTTTGTTTCGCCTACATTCCGTAGGTTCCTGTCGATTTCTTAACGCCCGAACGATGACGTGGAAGACCTTTTAAAGCTCATACAAGGAAGGAAAAAGGAAAATTCCCGGCTAACGCCAGGAATTCGGGTCGCTTGCTGTGTTCCTACGATTAAACTTTGCCCTTTGCCTTCCGAATCGTAAAACATCACAAAGCCGACTAACCTTCCAGCAGGTCGAGCCTCCTAGGCTGCGCCCTCAACCTACTGGAAGCTAAGTCGTCGAGCCAGGCCGTTCAAGGGGCAAAAAACTTTTTGTGCTTAATCCCTTGACTGTCTGTCTATGCGTGTTTTTCGTTCTCCATGCCAAAGGGCAAAATAATCCCCCTTTGGGGAACTAAATTGCTTCGGAAGGCAAGGAGAAAAATCAAAGGAGGAGTTATTTGATGCAACCGATTTTTGAAGTGCTTCGTATTAAGCAGGAAATCAGAGAAGTTTCAGCATCGTTTGTTGTTCATAAAATTTACAATCAAAAAAATGTGGCAGAATTAGCGACAGCATACATCGCAGACGAGGACAGAGAGGTTTTTCTTGTGATGATGCTCAATACAAAAATGAAGTGGTTGGGCTTCACAGAGCGCATGTCGGAAGCTTAAACGCAAGTATTGTTCATCCACGCGAAGTGATGAAAGCGGCAATCCTTAACAATGCGGCTTCTATTATCGTCAGTCATCAGCACCCATGTGGAGACACGACACCAAGCCGAGAAGATATAGAGGTTACAAAGCGACTTGCAGAAGCCGGAAGGATAATCGGAATAGAAGTTCTTGACCATGTAATTGTGAGCTATACCGGAAATTATGTCAGTCTAAAAGAAAAAGGTTATCTTTAAAAGGAAAGAAGCAAAGGGGCTTTTGCCCCTTTGTTTGAAAGGAGAAAGGCGACATGAACAAGAATGAAACCATTAGTGAACCGAAGCCGGATCGCGAGCTGGTGACGGCTCTACGCATGGAAGAAAAAACATCTGTTTTTTCTTTGATTGAAAAAGCAGGCATCGAGCCTGCTTGATGGTTGCTGAAGCAACCTTTTGAAAGCTTATTCGTAGAAGAATTGTGGGAACCAATCAAGGAACTAAAAGAGAAAGGGCTAACACCCAATGAAGTTAGAAAGATTATTTTAATTTATAGAATGGCTTAGAAAATACAGAATTAGAGGGATATTTCATTGAGGAAAAATTACCGTTTTTTCTTGTTGAATGACAATAAAGTTGTTTAAAAACGCCAGTTATGTTATTCCATTAAAGGGCCATTTAATGGAATAAGAGAAGGAAATATTAGAAAGTAAATCGCATCTCATAAACGGAGTAGGTTAGTTGAACAAGTAACAATAAAATCCTCCACCTTTAGGAGGATTTTCAGTTGTTATGAGACTTTGACTACGAAAGGAACGGTAATGACCTTGCCTTCGTGTTGGAACTGACCCCAAATTTTATAGATTCCACTCTTAGGGAACTTGGTCATAAATTTGGCGTCTGGTCCTTTTGCCTTTTCGTCCATTGGATGTACGTGTAAGTAGTCCTCTGTGTCTTCACTGATGATTACAACGTGTCCAACTGCACCTAAGTATGGTTGTAAATTAGTAATTGGTCGACCTGTCCTGTGGTCTTTAATGTTAAAGTTCAATGTAACGTCTTTTTCAGCTTTGAGTTCGTCAAAAGATAATGTAATTTCCTTGCCTTCTACAACTTTAGTTAGATTTTTGTCTGTATTGAGTGTAGTTGTTTTTGCTTTTTTTCCCTCAACCCTAACAATGTGATTTTTTACAACTTTTGATGCCCCTTTTGGAACATAATCGGCATATAATTTATATTCTCCTCCAACAGGGAAGTTTAAGGAAACCGTAAATAGTCCGTCACCAATGTATTCAGGATGCAAATGGTCAAAATAAGATAAATCTTTACTTACCACAATCAGATGCATTAGCTTTTCGTGCTGAATATCAAAGTCTTTAACAGTTTTTCCGTCTTTATCGTTAATTTGAATTGTTAAATCAACCATTTCATTGCTTTTTGGAGTTTCTTTTGAAAACTTCCAAACAGCCTGAGTAGTATCCTCTTGGGACTGGTTCATTTCATGATTCATTCCTTCGTGATTTTCACCTTGTTGCATATTTTCGTGATTCATATGTTGATTTTCATTTGTATTGTCGGATTTGCCACATCCACTTGCAATCAATAAAGCGGAGATTAGAGTGGATACCATTATTTTTTTCATTTTGATTTGTCATCCTTTCTAGATTAAGAATTTATGACAAAAGATTTGGCTTTCTACACATATTGCAAAAATGAGGACATTGATAAGTAGAAGAGTTACCGATACGATAAGAGATTTTTTGTTAACGATAATGGGGATAGGAATATGTTTTTTAGGTTCTATGATCTGCATAATTCGATAATTCATCGCCACATCAGCGAAATGCATCACAGCCTCACCAAATGACGTATTTGCTTGAATTTTTGAAACCTTCAACAATACTGAACCAAGTGGATTACTGCTCTTCATCTTTTTAAAGGCATACTGGTCAGCGAGCAATTCTCTCCAAGTGTTGTAATATTGAACCAGACTCTTCAGCATAGGAATATAAGATAATCCTTCTGTCACAACCTTTATAAGCATTAGTCTAAATGGGTCTCGATGTATGGAGTGAAATTGTTCGTGAAGCAGGATGGCTCGAAGCTCTTCTTCCGAAAAATGATCCATTACAAAGGTCGATATCACGATTTTCGGTTTTATAAACCCAGTGGTTAAAGCAACAAACTGGTGATTTTCTATGACCAAGATTTGATTTAAAAACTCCGGATATTGAGCGTTTATATACCTAGTTTTGGACCAATTTTGAGTAAGCAAAAATTTTGTATACCACTTGTCAGAAAGTTTAAGTTGCTGTATGATTTTCCAAGTTATTCTTACAAATACAATGATAAAAAATAGGCTAATCGTTAATCCAAGTATAGAATATCCTTTACTCATTGTCGTTGAATGTTGAGGCATTAACCAATATTGCAGACTCCTACCGAAATGGTGGTATAAGAATATTGCCATTTCTAACAGCGTAAATCCTCCAAATAAGAGGATTATTGCAAAAACCAATTCAGATTTCATCCTTGAAGTCATTGTTCATTCCTTCTTTTGGCTTCATTTAATTTTTCTTCTAGCTGTTTAAGCAAGGATGGATCCACATCCTGAATGGCATCAACCATATTAGTTACAGCTAATCCTCCAAAATCCTCAATAAGTCCATAAGCTATGGATTTGGTTTGCTCAGATAAAAATTGCTCCTTGGTTTGAACGGCTTTAAAGTAAGTGATTCGTCCTCTCGTTTCTTTGTGTAGATGTCCTTTATCAACAAGCCTATTCATTACAGTCATAACAGCATTAAAAGAAATTGGTTTTTCATTATTGATATGCTGTTGGACTTCCCTAATGGTGACTTGCCCTGATGACCAGATATAATTCATTATTTTTGCTTCCAAGGCTCCAAAGAAACGATTCAATCCCTCTTCATTGATTTTAAAGTTATTGATTTTCAATTGTTCCTCATCCTCTCCACCTATAAACCACACATTATAGTGTTCACTACATATTGTAGTGCAGAAATAAAATAAGTCAAATTTGATATAATTGATATTTTGTTATAAAGAAAAGTTCGTTTAAGTTATAAAATACATTGGTCAAAATAGGCAAAATGAAAACCTCACCTTTCGTTTTCAGAAAAGTGAGGTTTGTTTATTATAAAGGAATTGGAGTTTTAGTTGGTTTTGCGTAACCTTCTTTGTACTTTTCATCAATGTAATTGCGAATTTCCTTTATAGATTTACCTTCTTGTTTCATTTTCATGGATTCAGCTGCAATTTCTAAGCAAACTCCACAACGAGTACCGTGGTCATCCCATACAACAGAACCATCTTCATTGATTTTTTTGACAAAGCAATTCATATTACTTTTATGTCCAGCACTCTCAGCACAACCGCAATAACAAGGAATCCATTGTAACAACTCTGTTGATTTGCCAGCAGCTTGATACACCAAGCGGATCTCTTCACTTTGACCTTTCAAAAAGGTCGGTAAAACATCGGCAGAAGCAGTTTTTTCTTGCAAATCTCCATTGGATGAATGCTCTTGATGTAATTGTTCTTTATTTGAACTGCAAGCTGAAATGATCAAAGTGAGCAGAAGTAAAACAAAAAATCCCTTATATTTCATTCTTGTCACCTCTTATCATATTAGATATTGCTAATATATCATAAGGGGTAAACCATATTCAGCGTAATAATATATTGTTTAAAATATTTTGATGTTGGAAGAATCTTAGTAAACGTGTTAACATAGGTTGAATACACGTACAAAAAAGAGGGCACGGTGAGTGAATGTCATTAGGTAAACTAATTGGCAGAGGTAATACAGCTGAAGTATTTGAATTTAGTAATAAAGAAGTATTAAAGCTGTTTTATGAAAAGATACCTTTTGAATATATTGAAAAAGAATACGAAACAAGCAGAGTGATAAATCAACTAGGCATCCCCTCTCCTAATGTAAGAGAACTTACGGAACTGGACAATAAATGGGGCATCATTTATGAAAAAATAATCGGCAGAAGTTTTACGCAAGTTTTATCCTCAAAGCCGTTATTACTTAAAAAAAAATGCTCGTTTTTTCGCGAATTTACAAGCTTCATTTCACGGAAAGAGAACGGATAAACTGCCTTCTCAAAAAGAATACCATTCTCGGAACATCTCCGGAACCAACCTATTAAGTAAGGAAGAAAAGGAACTGATTTTGAATTATTTAATGCAGTTGCCAGACGGTAACAAAGTTTGTCATGGTGATTATCATAGCGACATATTATTCTGATGAATGGTGATGCGAAGGTACTTGATTGGATGACCGCCACTTCGGGGAATCCATGCGGTGATGTCGCAAGAACTCTAATTGTTATGCGGTATTCTTATCTCCCACCGGACATGCTAAAAGCAACAAAATTATTAATTCAGACCGTAAGAAAAGCGTTTGCGAGATTTTATTTGAACTCTTACATACAGTTAACTAAAACTTCCACAGAAAGCATAGATAAGTGGCTTTTGCCTGCGATGGCTGCAAGACTGGTTGAAGGCATTCCGGAACCTAAAAAACAGTTTCTTTTGAGGAAAATAAGATACAAGTTATGAACCATTTGAGGGAAAATAAAGTTTTTCTATGTATTTGTGCTGTTCGTTCAGACGTTACAAAAGCAATCTATTTATCTCTTTTAGCTGTTCGATTTCTGCTTTCAGTTCTTTCATCATTCGATTTCCGTCCGTTTGAGAACACATTGTTGTTTATATTTTGCTGTTATTACTGTGGAAGCGTTTGCGATAGATAAGTTTTTGTCCTAGACTAAGATTTTAAATTTACCTAGCACAAACAAATCTTTTTCTTTAAACAATCGTTTGTTTAATTCATCCACAAATAAAGTTATAATTCTGTTCTTCTAACGCTAGGAACAAATTTTCGTAAAGTGCTGTCTCCAATAGCCAACTTTTCTGTAATCTCTTTGTAGAAATAAGGCGCGTCCGTTCCTTTCATATTTTAACATTTGTATTTCAGATGCTGCTTTTTCCTTCCAGTTACCATTTGGTTCTGCTTTATAATTAATGAAAACAGCTATACTAACGAATATGATCAAACTAACTAGAAAAAACCACGTTCTCTTTTTGGAATAAATTTTCATTAATTCATTTTGAATAAGTAAATGAAGCCCTCTCATTATTGTCCCTCAGCTTTTGTTAGATTTAAAAAGTGATTCTCTAATAATACTTCTGATTCCTTAATATAATAGACTTTTATATTATTCCTAATTAAAATATCTATAATAATCGGTATCTCTTCTTTCATAGTAGAAACTCTGATTTTTGATTTGCTTATTATCTCAACATTATAGGAATTGTTTCTAAGTATTCTTGCTGCGTCATGGGAATTACTAACATCAAATTCCTTTTGCGAAGAGAATTTCTTATCTTTTAAGGAAATGACGTCAACTAATTTTCCTTCCTCAATGATTGCAGCTCTATCACATATTAACTGCATTTCTGATAACAAATGACTAGAAATTATAATGGATTTTCCTTCATTTTTAAGGGATTTCAAATAGCTTCTTAATTCAAGTATTCCTTTAGGATCTAATCCGTTAGTCGGCTCATCTAATATAAGAAGAGAAGGGTTATGCAAGATTGCCTGAGCAATACCTAACCGTTGACGCATTCCCAATGAGTAAGTTTTTACTTTCTTGTGGATGGAAGATTCTAAATTTACTTTTTTAACTACATCGTAAATTTGCTCTAATGTGAATTCTTTTTTTGACATTCGTGCAAAGTGAATTAAATTTTTCATTCCAGACATATATTTATACATATCGGATTTTCAACTATTATGCCTATTTCCATCATCGCTTGAGCATGATTTCTATCAATATCAGTACCGTTAATAATTATTTTTCCAATAGTTTTAGAGATAAGACCAGCAATCATTCTAATCAAAGTAGTTTTACCTGAACCATTTGGGCCTAATAAGCCAAATATTTCTCCTTTTTTTACATTAAAAGAGATATCATTAATAATAATTTTTTCTCGTACTTGTTTAACTACATTTTTTACCTCTAAAGCAATATTCTCCATAGTATCCTCCATTTACTAAACGCCTTCTAAGTATGTATGGAAAATTCCAATTAGGAAAAGAACCTTACTCTCGTAATTTAAATCATGTAATTTCAATCTGCATTTAAAGGGGGGCTTTATTGGAATGTGCCATTCTGCAATTAATTGATTGTTGACAGTTAGCTTTGCCCATTGTAATGGAGCTTTTTTTAAATGATAAGTTTTACCTTCAAATTCAAAATCTGTTACCTCAACTATATCGAAAAGTTTTTTATCAACTAAGAGCAATTCATCGTGTTTATTATTACCATAATAATCAATTTTATATTGACGTTTCTTAAATGGATTAAGATTTGCCTTGGCTTTAAAAATCAATTTATCTGAGGAATGTATTCGATACTCTACAAAGTATTTACCTTCAAAACATAATGCATCTATAATTCTACAAAATACGTTTGGATAGTATTTATTAATGGTTCCTAAGATCTCGTTGTTTTCATTAAATATCTCCGATGGTTTGGTAGAATATGTTGTTCTCCAGGTGTAGTGATAACATTTCATTCACTTCATCCTTTCAAGGAATAATTTGTTAAATGTCATTTTCTTTAAAAGAGCTTTTTTATTTTCACTATAAATAACTTCACAACAAGATTGGTTTAAAAATTTTATCTCTAAGATATGGTTCTTATTAATGATATAAGATCGATGAGAACGGACAAAATCCTCCGTTAGATTGCTATGAATTGATTTTAAAGAAGCTTGAATCTCATATACACGATCAAACGTATGAATATATGAAGAAGTACCAAGCTTTTAGGAGCGATTCTGTATGGAAATAACAAATGGTATGGAATAAAATTCAAATTTAAACAAATTAATGTTATATTAAAAAAGTAGTTTTGCTAATCCTTTTGAAATGATATAATTTTCTCAAAATTATTTCATTTCAAAAGGACTGATAAAGAACATGCTGACATTTGGTGCGGTCATCAAGCAAAATGCAATTAAATATAAAAATAAGCCTGCTGTTATTTTTCAAGATTCAATAAAGACATATGACGAACTTAATATTCGTGCAAATAAAATTGCAAACGCTTTCTTGAACCGTGGTTATCAAAAAGGGGATAAAGTAGCAGTCATGTTGAAGAATCATGCTGCTTTTGTCGAAGTTATGGCAGGTTTGTCTAAAATAGGTGTAGTTATTGTACCCATCAACTATCGGCTGGTTGGACCTGAAGTTGAATATATTCTCCAAAACTCAGAAAGTCGAGGATTTATCATTTCAACCGAATATGAGAATATCGTGCGAACAGTGCTTTCACGACTCCCTCAATTAGACACTATTTTGCTAGTTAATGATGCTTCAAATGAACATATGGCGGACTATGAATCGTTTCTAGCTTCAGGTAACGAAACTGAACCAGACATTGTTGTCGATGAGAAAGACACTTTCTATTTAGGCTATACTT from Bacillus methanolicus MGA3 includes the following:
- a CDS encoding aspartyl-phosphate phosphatase Spo0E family protein, with product MIRGICMMFSTSTNELEERINQLKKELIQISEETGLNSYDTLYCSQKLDQLITMYQKQLQLSHKK
- a CDS encoding M56 family metallopeptidase produces the protein MTSRMKSELVFAIILLFGGFTLLEMAIFLYHHFGRSLQYWLMPQHSTTMSKGYSILGLTISLFFIIVFVRITWKIIQQLKLSDKWYTKFLLTQNWSKTRYINAQYPEFLNQILVIENHQFVALTTGFIKPKIVISTFVMDHFSEEELRAILLHEQFHSIHRDPFRLMLIKVVTEGLSYIPMLKSLVQYYNTWRELLADQYAFKKMKSSNPLGSVLLKVSKIQANTSFGEAVMHFADVAMNYRIMQIIEPKKHIPIPIIVNKKSLIVSVTLLLINVLIFAICVESQIFCHKFLI
- a CDS encoding BlaI/MecI/CopY family transcriptional regulator, with protein sequence MKINNFKINEEGLNRFFGALEAKIMNYIWSSGQVTIREVQQHINNEKPISFNAVMTVMNRLVDKGHLHKETRGRITYFKAVQTKEQFLSEQTKSIAYGLIEDFGGLAVTNMVDAIQDVDPSLLKQLEEKLNEAKRRNEQ
- a CDS encoding PCYCGC domain-containing protein, with protein sequence MKYKGFFVLLLLTLIISACSSNKEQLHQEHSSNGDLQEKTASADVLPTFLKGQSEEIRLVYQAAGKSTELLQWIPCYCGCAESAGHKSNMNCFVKKINEDGSVVWDDHGTRCGVCLEIAAESMKMKQEGKSIKEIRNYIDEKYKEGYAKPTKTPIPL
- a CDS encoding ATP-binding cassette domain-containing protein, with product MSGMKNLIHFARMSKKEFTLEQIYDVVKKVNLESSIHKKVKTYSLGMRQRLGIAQAILHNPSLLILDEPTNGLDPKGILELRSYLKSLKNEGKSIIISSHLLSEMQLICDRAAIIEEGKLVDVISLKDKKFSSQKEFDVSNSHDAARILRNNSYNVEIISKSKIRVSTMKEEIPIIIDILIRNNIKVYYIKESEVLLENHFLNLTKAEGQ
- a CDS encoding ATP-binding cassette domain-containing protein, with the protein product MENIALEVKNVVKQVREKIIINDISFNVKKGEIFGLLGPNGSGKTTLIRMIAGLISKTIGKIIINGTDIDRNHAQAMMEIGIIVENPICINICLE
- a CDS encoding LytTR family DNA-binding domain-containing protein, with translation MHTFDRVYEIQASLKSIHSNLTEDFVRSHRSYIINKNHILEIKFLNQSCCEVIYSENKKALLKKMTFNKLFLERMK